The Listeria welshimeri serovar 6b str. SLCC5334 genome has a window encoding:
- the truB gene encoding tRNA pseudouridine(55) synthase TruB, with protein sequence MNGIIPLWKERGMTSHDCVFKLRKILHTKKVGHTGTLDPEVEGVLPICIGRATKLAEYVTDEGKVYVAEITLGKSTTTEDATGEIIATKDLAEISPEALQSVLTKLTGKITQIPPMFSAVKVNGKKLYEYARAGIEVERPSRQVDIYSLTRLDGLASLNESNPTFQLEISCGKGTYIRTLAVMIGELLGYPAHMSKLERTRSGFFKKEDCFTLSEIDEMMQANDLNFLYPLEKGIESMTKLIIDDEIHAKVLNGALLPKALFVSVENESRVALIFEGKLTAIYKPHPEKKDLWKPEKVIELNEA encoded by the coding sequence ATGAACGGCATTATCCCTTTGTGGAAAGAACGCGGGATGACGAGTCATGATTGCGTTTTTAAATTAAGAAAAATTCTACATACAAAAAAAGTTGGACATACCGGGACACTCGATCCAGAAGTGGAAGGTGTACTCCCAATTTGTATCGGACGAGCGACAAAACTGGCGGAATATGTAACAGATGAAGGAAAAGTTTATGTAGCTGAAATAACATTAGGTAAATCAACTACAACAGAAGATGCCACTGGCGAAATCATAGCAACAAAAGATTTAGCAGAAATTTCACCAGAAGCACTTCAATCCGTACTCACTAAGCTTACAGGAAAAATCACCCAAATTCCGCCGATGTTTTCAGCTGTAAAAGTGAACGGGAAGAAATTGTATGAATATGCAAGAGCAGGAATAGAGGTAGAACGACCATCCAGACAAGTGGATATTTATTCATTAACCCGTTTAGATGGCCTCGCTTCTCTAAATGAATCAAATCCTACTTTTCAATTAGAAATCTCTTGTGGAAAAGGGACATATATCCGTACACTCGCAGTCATGATTGGTGAATTGTTAGGATATCCAGCACATATGTCCAAACTAGAACGTACCCGAAGTGGCTTTTTTAAAAAAGAAGATTGTTTCACCTTGTCTGAAATTGACGAAATGATGCAAGCGAATGATCTCAATTTTTTATATCCACTTGAAAAAGGGATTGAATCCATGACAAAACTAATTATTGATGATGAAATACATGCAAAAGTTTTAAATGGCGCATTATTACCAAAGGCATTATTTGTATCGGTTGAAAATGAATCTCGTGTCGCGCTTATTTTTGAAGGTAAATTAACTGCAATTTACAAGCCACATCCGGAGAAAAAAGACCTTTGGAAACCAGAAAAAGTCATTGAATTAAATGAAGCATAG
- the rpsO gene encoding 30S ribosomal protein S15, with protein sequence MALTQERKNEIIAEYRVHDTDTGSPEVQIAVLTAEINSLNEHVRVHKKDHHSYRGLMKMVGHRRNLLTYLRKKDVQRYRELIKRLGLRR encoded by the coding sequence ATGGCTTTAACTCAAGAACGCAAAAATGAAATTATTGCAGAGTACCGTGTCCATGATACAGATACTGGTTCACCAGAAGTACAAATCGCTGTATTAACTGCTGAAATCAATAGCTTAAATGAACACGTTCGCGTACACAAAAAAGATCATCACTCTTACCGTGGATTAATGAAAATGGTAGGTCACCGTCGTAACCTATTAACTTATTTACGTAAAAAAGATGTTCAACGTTACCGCGAACTTATCAAACGTTTAGGTTTACGTCGATAA
- a CDS encoding bifunctional riboflavin kinase/FAD synthetase, whose product MKTIYLHHPIKVDEWTDVKKVMALGFFDGVHLGHQAVIKKAKQIAEQKGLQTAVLTFDPHPSVVLSNIRKQVKYLTPLEDKAEKMAELGVDIMYVVRFTTQFSELSPQAFVDKYLVSLNVSHVVAGFDYSYGKKGEGKMADLERYANGRFDVTIVDKQTAASDKISSTNIRRAISEGELEEANQLLGYPYTTKGTVIHGDKRGRTIGFPTANILVNEDYLIPKLGVYAVKFRVNGETHLGMASIGYNITFKDDQALSIEVYILDFHWEIYGEEAEIEWYQFFRPELKFNGVEGLIAQLEKDEQDTRAFFADLED is encoded by the coding sequence ATGAAGACGATATACTTACATCATCCAATTAAAGTGGATGAGTGGACAGATGTAAAAAAAGTAATGGCACTTGGCTTCTTTGATGGTGTTCATTTAGGACATCAAGCAGTCATTAAAAAAGCGAAACAGATTGCGGAACAAAAAGGACTTCAAACAGCAGTCTTAACTTTTGACCCACATCCATCTGTCGTTTTAAGCAACATCCGAAAACAAGTAAAATATTTAACTCCACTGGAAGATAAAGCAGAAAAAATGGCGGAACTTGGAGTAGATATTATGTACGTAGTTCGCTTTACTACACAGTTTTCCGAATTATCCCCGCAAGCATTTGTGGACAAATATCTCGTTTCTTTAAATGTAAGTCATGTAGTAGCAGGTTTTGACTACTCTTATGGTAAAAAAGGGGAAGGTAAAATGGCCGATTTAGAACGTTATGCAAATGGCCGTTTTGACGTTACTATTGTGGATAAACAGACTGCTGCTAGTGATAAAATAAGCTCAACCAACATTAGACGTGCGATTTCGGAAGGCGAGCTGGAAGAAGCAAATCAATTACTGGGCTATCCTTACACAACAAAAGGAACGGTCATTCACGGAGATAAACGTGGTAGGACAATTGGATTTCCAACAGCGAATATTCTTGTTAATGAAGATTATTTAATTCCAAAACTTGGCGTTTATGCAGTGAAATTCCGTGTGAACGGGGAAACGCATCTTGGTATGGCAAGTATTGGGTATAATATTACTTTTAAAGATGATCAAGCATTATCGATTGAAGTATATATTTTGGATTTTCACTGGGAAATTTACGGCGAAGAAGCAGAAATCGAATGGTACCAGTTTTTCCGTCCAGAGCTGAAATTTAATGGGGTGGAAGGTCTGATTGCTCAATTAGAAAAAGACGAGCAAGATACAAGAGCTTTTTTTGCTGATTTAGAGGATTAA
- the rbfA gene encoding 30S ribosome-binding factor RbfA: protein MNVRANRVSEQMKKELGDILNRKIKDPRLGFVTVTGVDVTGDLQEAKVFISILGTDKEKENTLLALAKAHGFIRSEIGRRIRLRKVPEMSFEIDNSIAYGNRIDELLRDLNSDQ from the coding sequence TTGAACGTACGAGCAAATCGTGTCAGTGAGCAAATGAAAAAAGAATTGGGCGATATTTTAAATCGTAAAATTAAAGATCCACGTTTAGGTTTTGTGACAGTAACTGGTGTAGATGTAACTGGGGACTTACAAGAAGCTAAGGTGTTCATTTCCATTCTTGGTACCGATAAGGAAAAAGAAAATACGTTACTCGCACTTGCGAAAGCGCATGGCTTTATCCGCTCAGAAATCGGTCGCCGTATTCGACTTCGTAAAGTTCCAGAAATGTCTTTTGAAATAGATAATTCCATCGCTTACGGAAATCGAATCGATGAATTGCTTCGCGACTTAAATAGCGATCAATAA